The Rhizobium sp. BT04 genomic interval GATGCCCTGGCTGTGCCGGGACAGCGACAGCAGCTGCAACGGCCCGGGCTGGGCGAGCGGTACGCGTGACAGGACCGGACGTTCGACGATGCCGAGTGTGACGAGCAGCCGGTCGATCGCCGCCGCTGTGAAACCCATTGTCTCAGACGTCACGGTGCCGCCGCCGCCGAATTCGCCGGAAAGACCGATAGTTCCGGCCCTTGCCGCAGCCCCCATCGATGTCGGCGCGGTCGGCCCGTTATCGGCGATGAAGGCATGCGATGCGCCCATCGCCCGCATCAGCGAGACGGACCGCTCGAAGCGGGCGGCATCGGCCTGCCGCTCGATCAGCGTGCAGGGCAGGTGCGCCATCGAGGTGCCGCCCGAATGCAGGTCGAGCACAACGTCATGGCGCGGAAAGAGTTCGTGCTCGAGGAAATGTGCCATCCGCGCCGTCGGCGAGCCGGTGGGATTGCCGGGAAAGGCCCGGTTGAGATTGCCGCCGTCGAAGGGCGAGCAGCGTTTGGCCGCCATTACCGCCGGCAGGTTCGCCATCGGCAGGATGGTGACGGCGCCGCGGATGTCGGTGACCTCAAGCAGCCGCATCAGCCGGCCGAGTTGCAGTTCGCCCTCATATTCGTCGCCATGATTGCCGGCCATCAGCAGCAAGGACGGCCCCTTGCCATTCTGCAAGCGAAGGATCGGAATGCGGATCTGATAATAGGGCGAACGGTCGATCGAATAGGGAATGGCAAGGTGGCCGGCCTGCCGGCCCTCGCGCAAAAAGTCGATCGGATTGACGAGGCCGCTGTGCATGATGTCTCCAGTGCCGGCAGTTGCCGTGCCGTTACAGCGCCGCGACCGCGGTCATTTCGACGCGCAGATCCGGATCGGCGAGGCGTGCTTCGGTGCAGGCGCGAGCCGGCGGATTCTCGATGTCGATCCAATTGTCGTAGACGCCGTTCATCGCCTCGAAATCAGTAATCGCCGGCAGGAAGACGTCGACGGCGAGGAGGCGCGAGCGGTCGGTGCCGGCTTCCTTCAAAAGCGCGTCGATCTTGGCGAGCACATCGCGGGTCTGATCCTCGATGCCCGCCTTGCGATTTTCCGCGACCTGGCCGGCAATATAGACGAGACCACCATAGCTGACGGCTTGGCTCATACGCGAACCTTTCTGATAACGCTGGATCATAAGCGGGTTTTCCTTTTCTTGCTTTTGGAGGGAGAGGTCAGCCGAAGCTTGTGAGATAGGCCGCCGTCACCACATGGTCCGGGTCGAGGCCGTAGAGGATGGCATGCCGGTCGAGGCAGGTGCAGGGATGCGAGATGCCGTATTCGATGATGTCGCCGACGCAAACGTCGCTACCCTCGGCAAGGGCGACGAAGGCGTGCTGATCGTTGAGGCGGAAAACTTCAGCACCCCCGAGGTCGGCAAAATGCGCACCGTTGCGATAGAGCGCTAAGGGCCGCGGCAGGCCCTGGTCCATCGCTACGTCGCGCATGCCCATGCCTGAGATCGCAAGCCGCGGCTCCGGCCGGGAGAGGACCTCGGCCCAGACCCGCAGCGCCGGCCGGAAACCGGCCGCCGCCGAAAC includes:
- a CDS encoding RidA family protein, encoding MIQRYQKGSRMSQAVSYGGLVYIAGQVAENRKAGIEDQTRDVLAKIDALLKEAGTDRSRLLAVDVFLPAITDFEAMNGVYDNWIDIENPPARACTEARLADPDLRVEMTAVAAL
- a CDS encoding succinylglutamate desuccinylase/aspartoacylase family protein — translated: MHSGLVNPIDFLREGRQAGHLAIPYSIDRSPYYQIRIPILRLQNGKGPSLLLMAGNHGDEYEGELQLGRLMRLLEVTDIRGAVTILPMANLPAVMAAKRCSPFDGGNLNRAFPGNPTGSPTARMAHFLEHELFPRHDVVLDLHSGGTSMAHLPCTLIERQADAARFERSVSLMRAMGASHAFIADNGPTAPTSMGAAARAGTIGLSGEFGGGGTVTSETMGFTAAAIDRLLVTLGIVERPVLSRVPLAQPGPLQLLSLSRHSQGIYANRRGWFEPAAALGATVTAGDLAGWYHDLERLEQPEEELRFAESGIVISHRLHCDSQAGDCLIQVAEPIAS